One region of Flavobacterium sp. GSB-24 genomic DNA includes:
- a CDS encoding peptidase domain-containing ABC transporter translates to MASIKIKQHDIKDCGAACLVSIGNHYKVNLPIARIRQYAHTDKRGTNVLGIIEAAEKMGFTAKGVKGGIDSLDKIPMPAIAHVFIKQQLQHYVVIYRVEKSKVENQSKITVMDPGVGKMEVYTFEEFQKIWSGVLILFAQNDSFRTYDEKTSPLTRFWHLIQPHKTILIQALFGAIIFTVLGLAMSIYIQKITDYILVEGNRKLLNLLSVCMLGVILLQGFVGSQKSIFVLKTGQLIDAKLILGYYKHLLHLPQRFFDTMQIGEITSRINDAVKIRSFINEVAIDMIVNVFIVIFSFALMFTYHWKLALIILGVVPFYGLIYFILNRFNRKVERSIMENAAELQTQLVESVTHIRTVKEFGIEEFSNLKTENKFVKLLFTAYKSGLNSIFSGTSTQFLASLFTVILMWVGSGYVIDGAITPGELFSFYALVGYFTSPVASLIGMNKTAQNALIAADRLFEIMDLEREKTENKIEMQRENIGDIKFENVSFRYGSRMEVFKGFNAVFRKNETTAIVGESGSGKTTLISLLQNLYSINEGKIYLGDYDTQFIHYKSLRQLIGVIPQQLNLFSGNIIENIALGDSFPNIQRILDLSKQLGIIEFVEKLPNGFETQIGENGAMLSGGQKQRIAIARALYKDPEILLMDEATSALDTSSEMIVRETISNFKKQGKTIIIIAHRLSTISNADKIMVMQNGEIVESGSHHVLLEKKEKYFDLWKKQSLV, encoded by the coding sequence ATGGCATCTATCAAAATAAAACAACATGATATTAAAGATTGTGGCGCTGCTTGTCTTGTATCTATTGGAAATCATTACAAGGTTAATCTCCCAATAGCACGAATTCGCCAATATGCACATACAGATAAACGAGGCACCAATGTTCTTGGCATTATTGAAGCAGCTGAGAAAATGGGTTTTACAGCCAAAGGAGTAAAGGGAGGAATAGATTCTTTAGATAAAATACCAATGCCTGCAATTGCGCATGTTTTTATAAAGCAACAGCTGCAACATTATGTGGTAATTTACAGGGTTGAAAAATCTAAAGTTGAAAATCAGTCCAAAATTACGGTGATGGATCCAGGTGTAGGGAAAATGGAAGTGTACACTTTTGAAGAGTTTCAGAAGATCTGGTCAGGTGTTTTAATACTTTTTGCACAAAACGATAGCTTTAGAACGTACGATGAAAAAACATCACCGTTGACTCGATTTTGGCACCTGATCCAGCCTCACAAAACTATTTTAATTCAGGCATTGTTTGGCGCAATAATATTTACCGTTTTAGGATTGGCAATGTCTATTTATATCCAGAAGATTACAGATTATATTTTGGTAGAAGGCAATCGCAAACTTCTTAATTTGCTAAGCGTTTGTATGCTTGGTGTAATTTTGCTGCAAGGATTTGTTGGTTCTCAAAAAAGTATTTTTGTTTTGAAAACGGGACAGCTAATAGATGCTAAGTTAATTTTAGGTTATTATAAACATTTATTGCATTTGCCTCAGCGCTTTTTTGACACAATGCAAATAGGGGAAATTACATCAAGAATTAATGATGCAGTCAAAATCAGATCGTTTATTAATGAAGTAGCAATTGATATGATTGTAAATGTTTTTATTGTCATTTTTTCATTCGCCTTGATGTTTACCTATCATTGGAAATTAGCTTTAATTATTTTAGGGGTAGTACCTTTTTATGGTTTAATTTATTTCATTCTCAATAGGTTCAATAGGAAAGTTGAACGAAGCATAATGGAGAATGCAGCCGAGCTTCAGACTCAATTGGTTGAAAGCGTCACGCATATAAGAACAGTTAAAGAATTTGGAATAGAAGAATTTTCAAATCTAAAAACCGAAAATAAATTTGTCAAACTTTTGTTTACAGCTTATAAATCAGGATTAAATAGTATTTTTTCAGGCACTTCTACACAATTTTTGGCTTCTTTATTTACAGTAATTCTTATGTGGGTAGGATCAGGTTATGTAATTGATGGTGCTATTACGCCAGGCGAATTATTCTCTTTTTATGCTTTGGTAGGCTATTTTACTTCGCCCGTCGCGTCTTTAATAGGGATGAATAAAACAGCGCAAAATGCTCTTATTGCAGCTGACAGGCTTTTTGAAATCATGGATTTGGAGCGTGAAAAGACAGAGAATAAAATTGAAATGCAAAGAGAAAATATCGGAGATATAAAATTTGAAAATGTTAGTTTTAGATATGGTTCAAGAATGGAAGTTTTTAAAGGGTTTAACGCTGTATTTAGAAAAAATGAAACAACAGCAATAGTAGGGGAAAGCGGCAGTGGAAAAACAACATTGATTTCATTATTGCAAAATTTATATTCAATAAATGAAGGGAAAATATATCTTGGGGATTATGATACTCAATTTATACATTATAAAAGTTTGAGACAGCTTATTGGAGTTATTCCGCAGCAGCTGAATTTATTCTCGGGAAATATTATAGAAAATATTGCATTAGGGGATTCTTTTCCTAACATTCAAAGAATATTGGATTTGTCAAAGCAATTGGGAATTATTGAATTTGTTGAGAAGTTGCCTAATGGTTTTGAAACCCAAATTGGTGAAAACGGAGCAATGCTATCTGGAGGGCAGAAGCAAAGAATCGCGATTGCAAGAGCTTTGTATAAAGATCCTGAAATATTATTAATGGATGAAGCCACTTCAGCCTTAGATACAAGTTCTGAAATGATTGTTAGAGAAACTATAAGCAACTTTAAAAAACAAGGTAAGACTATCATTATTATAGCTCACCGTTTAAGTACAATTTCAAATGCTGACAAAATTATGGTAATGCAGAATGGTGAAATTGTAGAATCAGGCAGTCATCATGTTTTACTTGAGAAAAAAGAAAAATACTTCGACTTGTGGAAAAAACAGAGTTTAGTTTAA
- a CDS encoding DUF4269 domain-containing protein — protein sequence MIDFKDISYLKTGNPKQQAAFHILNQHKVLENLADFDPILVGTIPININIENSDLDILCYWKNKSEFMEKIKDLFQNESNFAIREDLINEQESVIANFFIDAFEIEIFGQNTPTELQNGYRHMVVEDQILRSKGENFRLEIIKLKEKGIKTEPAFGLLLGLTGNVYEELLDFKI from the coding sequence ATGATTGATTTCAAGGACATATCTTATTTAAAAACAGGAAACCCAAAACAGCAAGCCGCATTTCATATTTTAAATCAACATAAAGTTTTAGAAAATCTTGCTGACTTTGACCCTATTTTAGTGGGCACAATTCCAATAAATATCAATATTGAAAATAGTGATTTAGATATTCTCTGTTATTGGAAAAACAAATCTGAATTTATGGAGAAAATTAAAGATTTGTTCCAAAATGAAAGCAATTTTGCGATTCGAGAAGATCTCATTAACGAGCAAGAATCTGTTATTGCGAATTTCTTTATTGACGCTTTTGAAATCGAAATCTTCGGGCAAAATACTCCAACAGAACTTCAAAACGGATACAGACATATGGTTGTTGAAGATCAAATTCTTCGTTCCAAAGGCGAAAACTTCCGATTAGAAATCATTAAACTAAAAGAAAAAGGAATAAAAACCGAACCTGCATTTGGCTTGCTACTTGGCTTAACAGGAAATGTTTACGAGGAATTATTAGATTTTAAAATCTAA
- a CDS encoding glycosyltransferase family 39 protein — protein sequence MTKKTLILIGFIILKFVLQYVLISPEYDLQRDEYLHLDQAHHLAWGYLSVPPVTSWFSYIIFLLGNSVFWIKFFPALFGALTLLVVWKTIELLKGNLYALILGALGILLSCLLRINTLYQPNSLDILCWTVFYYILIQYIISEKPKWLYFAAVAFAFGFLNKYNILFLLLGLIPAILLSNQRKIVAQKELYFSLILGLILILPNLLWQYNNHFPIVHHMKELAETQLVNVNRIGFLKEQILFFIGSLFVIFGALYALLVYKPFKKYQLFFGAFIFTLLIFIYFKAKAYYAIGLYPIYIAFGAVFLSEILNNGWKRFLKPVFILIPLLLFIPMYNIAFPNKSPEYIVEHPEKYKKLGMLRWEDGKDHHLPQDFADMLGWKELARKTDSIYNLVPNKKETIVLCDNYGQAGAINFYSKKGIKAVSFNADYLHWFDLDIQYKNLIRVKDYDENNEELKETSPYFETAAIGGQITNRYAREYGTTIFVFTNAKININKRLEQEINEEKSDIIND from the coding sequence ATGACTAAAAAAACACTGATTTTAATTGGGTTTATTATTCTAAAATTTGTTTTGCAGTATGTTTTAATTAGTCCCGAATATGATTTGCAGCGCGACGAATATCTGCATTTGGATCAAGCACATCATTTGGCTTGGGGATATTTATCGGTTCCGCCGGTAACTTCATGGTTTTCGTATATTATTTTCCTTCTAGGGAATTCGGTTTTTTGGATCAAGTTCTTCCCTGCTCTATTTGGTGCGTTAACACTTCTTGTTGTCTGGAAAACTATAGAACTTTTAAAAGGAAATCTTTATGCATTAATTCTCGGAGCACTCGGAATTTTGCTTTCTTGTTTATTGCGCATCAATACGCTTTATCAGCCAAACTCTTTAGACATTTTATGCTGGACTGTATTTTATTACATTTTAATACAATACATAATTTCCGAAAAACCAAAATGGCTTTATTTTGCAGCAGTTGCGTTTGCTTTTGGTTTTCTAAACAAATACAATATTTTATTTCTCTTACTCGGATTAATTCCTGCCATTTTACTATCAAATCAGCGAAAAATAGTAGCGCAAAAAGAACTTTATTTTAGTTTGATTTTAGGGTTAATTTTAATTCTGCCTAATCTTCTTTGGCAATACAATAATCATTTTCCGATTGTACATCACATGAAAGAATTGGCAGAAACACAATTGGTAAATGTTAATCGTATCGGATTTTTGAAAGAACAAATTCTATTTTTTATCGGCTCTTTGTTTGTCATTTTTGGTGCACTTTATGCATTATTAGTTTACAAACCTTTTAAGAAGTATCAACTCTTTTTTGGAGCTTTTATTTTTACTCTTCTAATTTTTATCTACTTCAAAGCAAAAGCTTATTATGCAATTGGTTTATATCCAATTTATATTGCTTTTGGTGCTGTTTTTTTATCTGAAATTTTAAATAATGGATGGAAACGTTTTTTAAAACCTGTTTTTATTCTCATTCCATTATTACTTTTTATTCCAATGTATAATATTGCTTTTCCAAACAAAAGTCCAGAATATATTGTGGAGCATCCAGAAAAGTACAAAAAGCTGGGAATGCTACGCTGGGAAGACGGAAAAGACCATCATCTGCCTCAGGATTTTGCCGATATGCTGGGCTGGAAAGAATTGGCCAGAAAAACTGATTCAATTTACAATTTAGTGCCCAACAAAAAAGAAACTATTGTGCTTTGCGATAATTACGGACAAGCTGGAGCGATTAATTTTTATTCTAAAAAAGGAATTAAAGCCGTTTCCTTCAACGCTGATTATCTGCATTGGTTTGATCTTGATATTCAGTACAAAAACCTCATTCGTGTAAAGGATTATGACGAAAATAATGAAGAACTTAAAGAAACGAGTCCGTATTTTGAAACGGCTGCAATTGGTGGTCAAATAACAAATCGATATGCGAGAGAATACGGAACTACAATTTTTGTTTTCACGAATGCAAAAATCAATATCAATAAGAGGTTAGAGCAAGAAATCAACGAAGAAAAAAGCGACATTATAAATGATTGA
- a CDS encoding DUF4494 domain-containing protein, whose protein sequence is MSAVWYECKVKYRKTDETGGQKVLTEPYLVDALSYTEAEKRMTEEMAAYTSEEFKITAIKVANYAEIHPFENADRWFKSKITLIAYDEESGKERKTSMYMLVQANDVREAFDNTLHIMKNTMGEYSIPSISETPIMDVFPYFSGEEGETEMLERFNTLKASKPEKAEAEIVDHMEFETAEEE, encoded by the coding sequence ATGAGCGCAGTTTGGTACGAATGCAAAGTAAAATATAGAAAAACAGATGAAACTGGAGGACAAAAAGTTTTAACCGAGCCCTATTTGGTTGATGCTTTGTCTTATACAGAAGCTGAAAAAAGAATGACTGAAGAAATGGCCGCCTATACTAGTGAAGAATTTAAAATCACAGCGATCAAAGTGGCAAACTATGCCGAAATTCATCCTTTTGAAAATGCGGACAGATGGTTTAAATCTAAAATCACTTTAATTGCTTATGATGAAGAAAGCGGTAAGGAAAGAAAAACAAGCATGTATATGCTGGTTCAGGCAAATGATGTTCGCGAGGCTTTTGACAACACACTTCATATAATGAAAAATACAATGGGCGAATATTCTATTCCGTCTATTTCAGAAACACCAATTATGGATGTTTTCCCTTATTTCAGTGGTGAAGAAGGCGAAACAGAAATGCTGGAAAGATTCAATACCTTAAAGGCTTCTAAACCTGAAAAAGCAGAAGCCGAAATTGTAGATCACATGGAATTTGAAACAGCAGAAGAGGAATAA
- a CDS encoding helix-turn-helix domain-containing protein, whose amino-acid sequence MKNKVKILREEKNMTQNELAEKSGLSLRTIQRIEAGNILKGFTLKTIAQSLETEPENLIATKENSEIERAKLINLSALSGFIIPFGSIIFPLILTYKTKDFKNRELGKQIISIQIFLSLILSFLMILSPFIQKAFSIEFPLFLVPLIVILSLKLVVVILNGISLNQKQRLAIKLKHNFL is encoded by the coding sequence ATGAAGAATAAAGTCAAAATTTTGAGAGAGGAAAAAAACATGACTCAAAATGAACTTGCCGAAAAATCTGGACTTTCATTGCGAACTATTCAGAGAATTGAAGCAGGAAATATTCTTAAAGGATTTACTTTAAAAACAATTGCACAGTCTTTAGAAACTGAACCCGAAAATCTAATTGCTACAAAAGAAAACAGCGAAATTGAAAGGGCCAAATTAATTAATCTTTCTGCTTTAAGCGGATTTATTATACCATTCGGAAGTATTATTTTCCCTTTAATTTTAACTTACAAAACCAAAGACTTTAAAAACAGAGAACTTGGAAAACAAATCATCTCCATTCAAATCTTTCTGAGTCTTATACTTTCGTTTTTAATGATCTTGAGTCCGTTCATTCAAAAAGCATTTTCTATAGAATTTCCTCTTTTTCTGGTTCCGTTAATTGTAATTCTCTCCTTAAAATTAGTTGTTGTTATATTAAACGGAATTAGTTTAAACCAAAAACAAAGATTAGCTATTAAACTAAAACACAACTTCTTATAG